The following proteins are co-located in the Fodinibius salicampi genome:
- a CDS encoding helical backbone metal receptor: MASPYQRIVSLVPSLTELLIDLGLKQHIVGRTRFCVHPADKVKSIPIIGGTKNPRLDKIHEANPDLIIANKEENRPQDVKSLMDDFEVKVTNISTIEDALITIHELGQKLDVAEKAKALISDIQELLTECLDEPELSTAYIIWKEPWMSVGGDTYIHDVLEHWKLPNVFDDQSRYPKFDLQELKSYNPDLILLSSEPFPFKEKHISQVEEACPAARVLLVEGEWFSWYGSHMKHAFERLNVWRKAIS, from the coding sequence ATGGCATCACCCTACCAGCGCATTGTCAGTTTGGTACCAAGCCTTACCGAATTACTCATTGACTTGGGATTAAAACAACATATAGTAGGCCGCACCCGATTCTGCGTTCATCCTGCAGACAAGGTTAAAAGTATTCCAATAATCGGCGGCACGAAAAATCCCCGTCTGGATAAAATTCATGAGGCTAACCCAGATCTGATCATCGCCAACAAGGAGGAGAACCGTCCCCAGGATGTGAAGTCTCTTATGGATGATTTTGAAGTAAAGGTCACGAATATTTCTACTATTGAAGATGCGCTCATTACGATCCACGAACTGGGACAAAAACTAGATGTAGCAGAGAAGGCAAAAGCTTTAATCAGTGATATCCAGGAATTATTGACAGAATGTCTGGATGAACCTGAACTCAGTACTGCCTATATTATTTGGAAAGAACCCTGGATGAGCGTAGGAGGCGATACCTACATCCACGACGTGCTGGAACACTGGAAGTTACCAAACGTTTTCGATGATCAAAGCCGTTACCCCAAATTCGACCTTCAAGAGCTAAAAAGCTACAATCCCGACTTAATTCTACTGAGTAGCGAACCCTTCCCATTCAAAGAAAAGCATATCAGCCAAGTAGAAGAGGCATGCCCCGCTGCCCGGGTATTACTAGTAGAGGGGGAATGGTTTAGCTGGTACGGTTCGCATATGAAGCATGCCTTTGAACGCCTAAATGTATGGCGAAAAGCGATCAGTTAA
- a CDS encoding fructosamine kinase family protein: MIPDAIRQQLRQKLGAQIDNIHSVSGGSINRAAKLTLSDGTSCFLKWNTSADPDMFVKEKRGLKLLAGADTKLRIPSTLAVGKTTDDTGYLAMEYISEGRSIDHSAEDFGRQLAALHKHQAKKYGLNHNNYIGKLPQSNQQHKEWIDFFINERMEPQLRMASDAHKLGSETIAHFKAMYKQLPDIFPEEPASLLHGDLWGGNYFYDNQGRATIFDPAVYYGHREIELAFTHLFGGFSRCFYRAYKEAYPLQSGLKHRKDIYNLYPLLVHTNLFGGSYARQVQTIVSRF, translated from the coding sequence ATGATTCCCGACGCCATCAGACAACAATTACGGCAAAAATTGGGCGCACAAATTGATAATATTCACTCAGTTTCCGGTGGAAGTATCAACCGAGCGGCCAAACTCACCCTCTCTGACGGTACAAGCTGCTTCCTAAAATGGAATACCTCGGCTGATCCCGATATGTTTGTTAAAGAAAAACGGGGACTTAAGTTGCTGGCGGGAGCTGACACTAAGTTACGGATTCCTTCTACCCTGGCCGTGGGAAAGACAACGGATGATACCGGCTACCTGGCCATGGAATATATTTCAGAGGGGCGTTCCATTGACCATTCAGCGGAAGATTTTGGTCGCCAGCTGGCCGCACTACATAAGCATCAGGCCAAAAAATACGGGCTCAACCACAATAACTATATTGGAAAATTACCCCAATCAAACCAACAACACAAAGAGTGGATCGACTTTTTTATCAACGAACGCATGGAGCCACAGCTACGCATGGCTTCTGATGCTCATAAACTCGGTTCCGAAACAATCGCCCACTTCAAAGCTATGTACAAACAGCTGCCTGATATATTTCCAGAGGAGCCGGCCAGCCTGCTGCATGGAGATCTGTGGGGAGGCAACTATTTTTATGATAACCAAGGTCGGGCTACAATATTTGATCCAGCAGTCTATTACGGTCATAGGGAAATAGAGCTGGCATTTACGCATCTTTTTGGAGGGTTTTCGAGGTGTTTCTACCGTGCCTACAAGGAAGCATATCCCCTACAGTCGGGTTTAAAACATCGCAAGGATATCTACAATCTTTATCCCCTGCTGGTGCATACCAATCTATTCGGAGGAAGTTATGCCCGGCAGGTCCAAACAATTGTCAGCCGTTTTTAA
- a CDS encoding low molecular weight protein-tyrosine-phosphatase: MSENTMDLTIEKLITKDNPYKVCFVCLGNICRSPTAEGIFQYLVDERGLSDFFEIDSAGTSAYHVGESANSNSQRTAKKHGVALHSKARQFRASDLDSFDLILAMDDSNYANIMRLASDKHEDKVGRMRDYDSKPGDGQVPDPYAGGIDGFENVFQIVKRSCEELLNELEEHIQQS, from the coding sequence ATGTCTGAAAATACCATGGATTTAACCATAGAAAAGCTAATAACAAAAGACAATCCCTACAAAGTATGTTTTGTTTGCTTGGGGAATATTTGCCGAAGTCCCACGGCTGAAGGCATTTTTCAGTATCTGGTGGATGAACGAGGTCTTTCTGACTTTTTTGAAATTGACTCGGCGGGGACCTCAGCTTACCATGTAGGAGAATCCGCAAACAGTAATAGTCAGCGTACAGCTAAAAAACATGGGGTTGCCTTGCACTCCAAAGCACGCCAGTTTCGTGCATCTGATCTCGATTCTTTCGATCTGATTCTTGCCATGGATGATAGCAATTACGCAAATATTATGCGCTTAGCTTCCGACAAGCATGAGGATAAGGTTGGCCGCATGCGTGACTATGATTCTAAACCCGGCGACGGACAGGTCCCCGATCCCTACGCGGGCGGTATAGACGGCTTTGAAAACGTTTTCCAGATCGTTAAAAGAAGTTGTGAAGAACTTTTGAATGAACTGGAGGAACACATACAGCAATCATGA
- the ileS gene encoding isoleucine--tRNA ligase — translation MSKQFEEVKKLNFSKLEVETLKWWKEQNIFEKSLSTRSEGIPFTFYEGPPTANGKPGIHHVMARTVKDMFCRYKTLKGFRVERKAGWDTHGLPVEIEVEKELDLEGRAQVEEYGVAEYNEKCRKSVLKYKDLWDRLTERMAYWVDLDDPYITFDNDYIESVWWAFKTLYEKDLVYQGYKIQWYSPGSGTVLSSHEVSLGYEETQDPSIFVKFQVGMAQDVYFLAWTTTPWTIISNMALAVNPVLDYAKIKLSEGDRTEYYILAKDCIEEVIDHDYEIIEEYKGKELIGWTYDPVFDYALEEFDRSEAWRVVPADYVTTEEGTGVVHTAPAFGADDFETGKKNDIPMFNPIDEDGRFTDQVPQFEGEWFKDADKEISRTIKDKHLMYKHETYVHNYPFDWRKGTPLMSYPVESWFVETTEVKDKMVSSNKTINWKPKSTGEGRFGTWLENNVDWAVSRQRYWGSPIPIWVSDKNPDHVEVIGSIEELKKKAGLSDSKVIDLHRPYIDEITWEGPDGGTMRRIPDLLDVWFDSGSMPFAQWHYPFENKDKFDKNFPADFIAEGVDQTRGWFYTLHALGTMLFDQPAYKNVVANGLVLDEDGNKMSKSKGNAVEPFDVIQRYGADTVRWYMMSNSSPWENLKFSEDGLQETQRKFFNTIVNTYSFFAMYANIDGFTYSGTPIPVGDRLEMDRWVISRLNTTVKLVDEYLDEYEPTKAARTVEDFVEELSNWYVRRNRRRFWKKGKSLDKTAAYQTLYECLVDLAKLISPIAPYLGEWLYQRLNEVTGYDEESVHISFYPTVEETAIDKQLEHRMDLARQISSMVLSLRNKIEINVRQPLERIILPIDDEDERQAVESVKEIILDEVNVKGIEFVDDDSGIVHKSAKPNYPKLGSKLGSKMKPVAAKVDALSDEQITEYEETGSIELDLGDDGIVQLGSDALIINRTGLEGWSVETEKGLSVALDTELSPELVQEGLAREFVNRIQNMRKEADFDVVDRIVIGFEGSDQLEDAVQSMKDYIKSETLAEDIASEELDVSDFVKTWEIGEEESTISIRRNPK, via the coding sequence ATGAGTAAACAGTTCGAAGAAGTTAAAAAGCTAAATTTTTCAAAATTAGAAGTAGAAACCCTCAAGTGGTGGAAAGAGCAGAATATTTTTGAGAAAAGTCTTTCTACCCGAAGCGAGGGTATCCCTTTTACTTTTTATGAAGGTCCGCCTACGGCTAATGGTAAGCCGGGCATCCATCACGTGATGGCCCGTACGGTCAAAGATATGTTTTGCCGCTATAAGACATTGAAAGGCTTCCGTGTAGAGCGAAAGGCCGGCTGGGATACTCATGGATTGCCCGTGGAAATTGAGGTAGAAAAGGAGTTGGATCTTGAAGGGCGTGCTCAGGTTGAAGAGTATGGAGTAGCCGAGTACAATGAGAAGTGCCGTAAGAGTGTTCTTAAATACAAGGATCTGTGGGACCGGTTAACGGAACGCATGGCCTACTGGGTAGATCTCGATGATCCTTATATAACTTTCGATAATGATTATATCGAATCGGTTTGGTGGGCTTTTAAGACCCTGTATGAAAAGGATCTCGTCTACCAGGGGTATAAAATTCAGTGGTATTCTCCTGGGAGCGGTACGGTTTTGTCCTCGCACGAAGTGAGTCTGGGATATGAGGAAACGCAGGATCCTTCTATCTTTGTGAAGTTTCAAGTGGGCATGGCACAAGATGTGTACTTTCTGGCTTGGACCACGACCCCATGGACAATTATTTCCAACATGGCGCTGGCGGTCAATCCCGTTTTGGATTATGCCAAGATTAAGTTATCCGAGGGAGACCGAACCGAGTATTATATTTTGGCCAAAGATTGTATTGAAGAGGTTATTGACCATGATTACGAGATTATAGAAGAATATAAAGGTAAAGAGCTTATTGGATGGACCTACGACCCGGTTTTTGACTATGCGCTGGAAGAGTTTGACCGTTCGGAGGCTTGGCGCGTAGTTCCTGCAGACTATGTAACGACTGAAGAAGGAACCGGAGTGGTTCACACCGCACCTGCTTTTGGTGCAGATGACTTTGAGACGGGAAAAAAGAATGATATCCCCATGTTTAATCCTATTGATGAGGATGGCCGGTTTACCGATCAGGTACCCCAGTTCGAAGGAGAGTGGTTTAAGGATGCCGATAAGGAAATTTCCAGGACTATTAAAGATAAGCATCTGATGTACAAGCACGAGACTTATGTACACAACTATCCCTTTGATTGGCGTAAAGGCACGCCCCTGATGTCTTATCCAGTAGAGTCGTGGTTTGTGGAAACCACTGAAGTCAAGGATAAGATGGTGAGCTCAAATAAAACCATTAACTGGAAACCCAAAAGTACGGGCGAAGGACGATTTGGAACATGGCTGGAAAATAATGTGGATTGGGCCGTTTCGCGGCAGCGTTACTGGGGATCACCTATCCCGATCTGGGTTAGCGATAAAAATCCTGATCATGTTGAGGTGATCGGCAGTATTGAGGAACTAAAAAAGAAAGCCGGTCTTTCAGACAGTAAGGTAATTGATCTGCATCGCCCGTATATTGATGAAATAACATGGGAAGGTCCTGATGGGGGTACGATGCGTCGAATTCCGGATCTGTTGGATGTTTGGTTTGATTCCGGATCCATGCCTTTTGCCCAATGGCACTATCCGTTTGAAAATAAAGACAAATTTGATAAGAACTTCCCCGCCGACTTTATTGCCGAGGGTGTTGATCAAACCCGCGGATGGTTCTATACGCTCCATGCCCTGGGAACGATGCTGTTTGATCAGCCTGCCTATAAGAATGTGGTAGCTAATGGCTTGGTACTCGATGAAGACGGCAATAAAATGAGTAAGTCCAAAGGCAATGCTGTTGAGCCTTTTGATGTGATTCAGCGCTATGGCGCCGATACGGTTCGCTGGTATATGATGAGTAATTCTTCTCCTTGGGAGAATTTGAAGTTTAGTGAAGATGGCTTGCAGGAAACACAGCGAAAATTCTTTAATACGATCGTCAATACGTATTCCTTTTTTGCGATGTATGCCAATATTGATGGGTTTACGTATTCTGGTACGCCTATTCCGGTCGGCGATCGTCTGGAAATGGATCGTTGGGTCATATCTCGTCTTAATACGACGGTAAAGCTGGTAGATGAATATCTTGATGAATATGAGCCAACAAAGGCGGCGCGGACAGTCGAAGACTTTGTGGAAGAGCTCAGTAATTGGTATGTACGGCGCAATCGGCGTCGTTTTTGGAAAAAAGGTAAAAGCCTGGACAAGACGGCCGCCTATCAGACGTTATATGAATGTTTGGTAGATTTGGCGAAACTGATCAGTCCCATTGCACCCTATTTAGGGGAATGGCTGTACCAGCGGCTAAATGAAGTTACCGGATATGATGAAGAATCAGTTCATATTTCTTTTTATCCGACCGTCGAAGAAACAGCTATTGATAAGCAGCTGGAACATCGCATGGATCTGGCGCGTCAAATATCATCGATGGTACTGAGTTTACGTAATAAAATTGAAATTAACGTACGACAGCCGCTGGAACGCATTATTCTTCCTATCGACGATGAAGATGAACGTCAGGCAGTGGAATCTGTCAAGGAGATAATATTGGATGAAGTTAACGTTAAAGGTATAGAATTTGTTGATGATGATTCCGGTATTGTGCATAAATCAGCGAAGCCCAACTATCCGAAATTGGGCAGCAAGCTGGGAAGTAAGATGAAGCCTGTTGCTGCTAAAGTTGATGCATTATCGGATGAGCAAATTACTGAATATGAAGAAACCGGATCTATAGAGCTGGATCTTGGTGATGATGGAATTGTTCAGTTGGGCAGTGATGCATTAATTATAAATCGAACGGGCTTAGAGGGCTGGTCTGTTGAGACCGAGAAAGGCCTAAGTGTAGCACTTGATACTGAGCTAAGCCCGGAACTTGTTCAGGAAGGACTGGCCCGGGAGTTTGTGAATCGTATTCAGAATATGCGTAAAGAAGCCGATTTTGATGTAGTCGATCGTATTGTCATTGGCTTTGAAGGCTCCGATCAGCTTGAAGATGCGGTTCAATCAATGAAAGATTATATCAAAAGTGAAACATTAGCTGAAGATATTGCATCCGAAGAACTTGATGTTTCCGATTTTGTAAAGACTTGGGAAATCGGTGAAGAGGAGTCCACTATTTCCATCCGGAGAAACCCTAAATAA
- a CDS encoding ThuA domain-containing protein produces the protein MSCSQRSGPPKVLVFSKTAGFYHNSIPDGVEAIQKLGEENGFEVDTTTSASMFTEDTLKQYSSVVFLSTTGDVLNKYQEADFERYIQAGGGYVGIHAAADTEYEWGWYGRMVGGYFLDHPGINDPHPNVQEGTLHVEDSTHASTEFLPNPWQRTDEWYSYKEFNDKVNVLLTIDEDSYDGGADMGYHPMAWYHEYDGGRAFYTGLGHTKESFTEDLYLDHILAGIEYAIGENNMLDYDEVTTHRVPEANRFSKTQLVGGEFFEPVEMTILPNLDVLIAQRRGEILLYSNQDSTLSEVGYLDVYWKTDEPNVNAEEGLLGIKADPNFEENNYVYAFYSPADTSVNRLSRFVFDGDTLTSETTILEFYSQRDICCHTGGSIAFDSDGLLYLSTGDNSTPFDQPDQPYTLDGYAPLDEREGFKQYNALRSSGNANDLRGKILRIRVNEDGSYDIPEGNLYPPEKEGTRPEIYVQGNRNPYRISVDQKTGYLYWGEVGPDARNDSLDTRGPKGYDEINQARESGFFGWPMFIADNQPYRRYDYGTGESGEAFDPDNPRNLSRYNTGIEELPSPEPAFIWYPYDESEEFPQVGTGGRNAMAGPVYYTDMYPEETRLPEYFDGKLFIYEWVRGWIKVVTMQPNGDYDKMESFMAETDFSAPIDMEVGPDGRIYILEYGSGWFAQNEDSGLSRIDFNAGNRVPVIQNISVNKTSGTLPLDVVATVDASDPEGDPLSYTWNFGDGTTSETDEPTVEHTYEEIGEYDITVEVNDGQGHMETSSPVSVYAGNEAPEVHIEVEGNSTFYFPGQPVSYSIRVVDEGDTLSSDALSNLFVSANYVESDELTEASEGHQEATETMSGRSLIDSYNCQACHSVDSESIGPSYTSVAERYQDSTDVDSYLIDKIINGSSGVWGDRAMPAHGNLSEADAQRIVSWIMSLAGEGEAQESLPAEGEIQSTLGEEPILNGVLVLSASYTDEGSADTKPLTGNASVSLRNNSVDLGTASELEGYSSMTFGGNYLLIAPQDEGSFSLGNIDLSGISSVQMMTVTQQEVEEEYQFELRLGGPDGKKVGEGIRNNVGQQTEQGVFVSPLTIVLDEEAIGGSGELYIVSRPVEEEASSQIILSGITFQNE, from the coding sequence ATGTCTTGTTCACAGCGTTCAGGCCCGCCAAAAGTATTGGTTTTTAGTAAAACGGCCGGCTTTTACCATAATTCTATACCTGATGGAGTAGAAGCTATTCAAAAACTGGGAGAAGAAAACGGCTTTGAAGTCGATACAACAACCAGCGCTTCTATGTTTACCGAAGATACCTTAAAGCAGTACTCGTCCGTAGTATTTTTGAGTACTACCGGTGATGTTCTTAATAAATATCAGGAGGCTGATTTTGAACGCTATATCCAGGCCGGCGGAGGCTATGTGGGTATCCATGCCGCTGCTGATACAGAATATGAGTGGGGATGGTACGGACGAATGGTTGGCGGATACTTTTTGGATCATCCCGGTATAAATGATCCGCATCCGAATGTACAGGAGGGCACGCTGCACGTGGAAGACTCTACCCATGCATCAACGGAGTTTTTGCCGAACCCCTGGCAGCGAACGGACGAATGGTACAGCTACAAGGAATTCAATGATAAGGTTAATGTTCTTTTAACCATTGATGAAGACAGTTATGACGGCGGAGCTGATATGGGATACCATCCGATGGCATGGTATCACGAATATGACGGGGGTCGAGCATTTTATACGGGACTGGGTCATACCAAAGAGTCATTCACGGAAGATCTTTATTTGGATCATATTTTGGCAGGAATCGAATATGCGATTGGAGAAAATAATATGCTGGATTATGATGAGGTAACAACACACCGGGTTCCTGAAGCAAATCGGTTTTCTAAAACCCAGCTGGTTGGAGGGGAATTTTTTGAGCCGGTGGAAATGACTATTCTTCCAAATCTGGATGTATTGATTGCCCAGCGGCGTGGCGAAATACTATTGTACAGCAATCAGGATTCAACGCTGAGCGAAGTGGGCTATCTCGATGTGTACTGGAAAACTGATGAACCCAATGTAAATGCAGAAGAAGGATTACTCGGCATCAAGGCCGATCCCAACTTCGAAGAAAATAATTATGTATACGCTTTCTACAGTCCGGCCGATACGTCGGTGAATCGCCTGTCGCGCTTTGTATTTGATGGAGATACGCTTACCTCCGAAACAACTATATTAGAGTTTTATTCTCAAAGGGATATCTGTTGCCATACCGGTGGTTCCATCGCTTTTGACAGCGATGGGTTGCTTTATCTTTCGACCGGCGATAACTCTACTCCCTTTGACCAGCCTGATCAGCCATATACGCTGGATGGTTATGCGCCGCTAGATGAGCGGGAAGGATTTAAGCAATATAATGCCCTCCGTTCGTCTGGAAATGCAAATGATTTGCGCGGGAAAATTTTACGTATTCGAGTGAATGAGGATGGCAGCTATGATATTCCAGAAGGGAATTTATATCCCCCGGAAAAAGAAGGTACCCGTCCCGAAATCTATGTGCAGGGGAACCGAAATCCTTACCGAATATCCGTCGATCAGAAAACAGGTTACCTCTATTGGGGCGAAGTAGGTCCGGACGCCAGAAACGACAGTCTGGATACGAGAGGGCCTAAGGGCTATGATGAGATCAATCAGGCCAGAGAATCCGGATTTTTTGGCTGGCCGATGTTTATCGCTGATAACCAACCCTATCGACGATACGATTATGGAACCGGTGAATCTGGGGAAGCCTTTGATCCGGATAACCCCCGCAATTTATCTCGGTATAACACGGGTATAGAAGAGTTGCCTTCGCCCGAGCCGGCGTTTATCTGGTATCCTTATGATGAATCCGAGGAATTTCCTCAAGTAGGTACTGGTGGACGGAATGCAATGGCAGGACCCGTTTACTACACGGATATGTATCCGGAGGAAACTCGACTGCCTGAATATTTCGACGGTAAGCTGTTTATTTATGAATGGGTCCGTGGTTGGATTAAAGTAGTAACTATGCAGCCTAACGGAGATTATGATAAGATGGAATCTTTCATGGCAGAAACAGATTTTAGTGCTCCCATTGATATGGAAGTTGGTCCAGATGGCCGAATCTATATACTTGAATATGGCAGCGGCTGGTTTGCACAGAATGAAGATTCAGGCCTTTCACGAATCGATTTCAATGCCGGAAACCGTGTCCCGGTCATACAAAATATTTCCGTGAATAAAACTTCCGGCACATTACCGCTTGATGTTGTAGCTACTGTGGATGCCAGCGATCCCGAAGGGGATCCATTGAGTTATACCTGGAATTTCGGGGATGGGACAACCAGCGAAACGGACGAGCCCACAGTAGAACATACATACGAGGAAATAGGAGAGTATGATATCACGGTAGAAGTCAACGACGGGCAGGGTCATATGGAAACAAGCAGTCCCGTTTCGGTATATGCAGGTAATGAGGCACCTGAAGTTCATATAGAAGTTGAAGGAAACAGCACTTTTTACTTCCCCGGGCAGCCGGTTTCATATTCAATTCGCGTAGTGGATGAAGGCGACACATTGTCTTCGGATGCACTCTCAAATTTATTTGTGTCTGCAAATTATGTTGAAAGTGATGAGCTTACCGAAGCTTCTGAGGGCCATCAGGAAGCTACCGAAACGATGAGCGGCCGTAGCCTTATCGATTCCTATAACTGTCAGGCATGCCACTCGGTGGACTCAGAATCCATTGGTCCTTCTTATACAAGTGTTGCTGAGAGATACCAGGATTCAACAGATGTTGATTCTTATTTGATCGATAAGATCATTAATGGAAGTTCTGGTGTATGGGGAGACCGGGCAATGCCAGCTCACGGCAATCTCAGTGAAGCGGATGCTCAGCGAATTGTTTCCTGGATTATGTCATTGGCCGGTGAAGGGGAAGCTCAGGAGTCGCTACCCGCAGAAGGAGAGATCCAATCGACACTGGGTGAAGAACCTATCCTCAACGGCGTGTTGGTGCTTTCTGCCAGCTATACGGATGAAGGAAGTGCTGATACCAAGCCATTAACAGGCAATGCCAGTGTTTCATTGAGGAATAATAGCGTTGATTTAGGCACAGCTTCAGAATTGGAAGGTTACTCTTCTATGACTTTTGGAGGTAATTATTTATTAATAGCTCCTCAGGATGAAGGTTCCTTTAGCTTGGGAAATATTGATCTGAGTGGAATATCTTCTGTTCAGATGATGACAGTTACCCAGCAGGAAGTAGAAGAGGAATATCAATTTGAACTTCGACTGGGTGGTCCTGATGGTAAAAAAGTGGGTGAAGGCATTAGAAATAATGTTGGACAACAAACCGAGCAGGGTGTGTTTGTAAGTCCTTTAACCATTGTATTAGATGAAGAGGCGATAGGTGGATCCGGGGAGCTATATATCGTGAGTCGTCCCGTTGAAGAAGAAGCCTCCAGCCAAATTATTTTATCCGGAATTACTTTTCAAAACGAATAA
- a CDS encoding signal peptidase II: MNNKKITALAIPALLVVVLDQLSKHWIRLSPEWQNWELIPGWLAFHYTQNPGMALGMQWASTEVISVVAIIATLSILGYVIYNRHNANRGYLFCMGLILGGAFGNIIDRLVMAKIGQYGGVLEGHVVDFIHFNLEIGGFAVFPYIFNVADIAISTAIISMLVFHQKVMPVEESNKKLEGDEFEDEASSIQAPSDL; encoded by the coding sequence TTGAATAATAAAAAAATAACAGCACTTGCTATCCCCGCTTTGTTGGTGGTGGTTTTGGACCAGCTGAGTAAGCATTGGATACGTCTTTCGCCGGAATGGCAAAACTGGGAACTTATACCGGGTTGGCTGGCCTTCCACTATACTCAAAATCCGGGTATGGCCCTTGGAATGCAATGGGCCTCCACTGAGGTTATAAGTGTTGTAGCTATTATCGCTACACTAAGTATCTTAGGTTATGTAATATATAATCGACATAATGCCAACAGGGGCTACCTCTTTTGTATGGGATTAATTTTAGGAGGGGCCTTCGGTAATATTATCGATCGACTGGTGATGGCTAAAATAGGTCAATACGGGGGCGTTTTAGAGGGGCACGTAGTGGACTTTATTCATTTCAATCTGGAGATCGGCGGATTTGCTGTTTTCCCCTATATATTTAATGTAGCTGATATTGCTATTAGTACGGCAATTATTTCAATGTTGGTTTTTCACCAAAAAGTTATGCCGGTAGAAGAAAGCAATAAAAAACTGGAAGGGGATGAATTTGAAGATGAAGCCTCATCGATCCAAGCCCCTTCAGATCTATAA
- a CDS encoding TraR/DksA family transcriptional regulator, which produces MASEKKDTNENTERVSPYSDEELEYFREIIEKKRQEAKKELESLQSTLRDSMENASDESAYSFHMADAGTDAQEREKTYMLFNRTKKFLRYLDRALERIDNKTYGVCKVTGEKIAKGRLEAVPHTQLSIEAKLKRK; this is translated from the coding sequence ATGGCATCTGAAAAAAAAGACACCAACGAAAATACAGAACGCGTATCTCCTTATTCTGATGAAGAGTTAGAATATTTCAGGGAGATTATTGAGAAAAAACGCCAAGAAGCAAAAAAGGAGCTAGAATCTCTGCAAAGTACCCTGCGCGACAGCATGGAAAATGCCAGCGACGAGTCGGCTTATTCATTCCATATGGCTGATGCAGGAACAGATGCTCAGGAGCGGGAAAAAACATATATGCTGTTTAACAGAACGAAAAAGTTCTTGCGTTATCTGGACAGGGCCCTGGAGCGTATCGATAACAAAACTTATGGAGTTTGCAAGGTTACCGGCGAGAAAATTGCTAAAGGACGTTTAGAAGCTGTTCCACATACTCAGTTAAGTATTGAAGCAAAGCTGAAGCGTAAATAA
- a CDS encoding MFS transporter: MIDSKKETFFIIFSLWLLVFAASSQIMIIAPILPRISEQLAVSEALLGTLVTAYAVMVGLCALITGPISDKIGRRKILLIGTGMMAAALLLHGLITNYLSFLIVRGLAGAAGGILSGSSVSYVGDYFPYHRRGWANGWIMSGIAMGQILGIPIGTVLAEYMGFRAPFLAFAGLMIVTFLLIWLTVPQPDVKLQRARITALGAIRKYLLMLQKPAILAAAGSYFLMFLSISVYVIFLPTWLETTFAVSGNEIATLFFAGGIANVMTGPQAGKLSDKWGRKSIIIFSCLGLALVMIFTTFLVQSFWLAYPLFFVTMMLVAMRISPFQALTTELVSAGKRGTLMSLLVAIGQVGYGLGGSIAGPAYVWKGYFSNTLIGAVMIFGMAFLVWRYLPEPELEETGS; encoded by the coding sequence ATGATCGACTCTAAAAAAGAGACGTTTTTTATTATTTTTTCACTTTGGCTCTTGGTATTTGCCGCCAGTAGCCAAATAATGATCATTGCCCCCATTCTACCCCGCATTAGCGAGCAGTTGGCCGTTTCCGAAGCTTTGTTAGGTACATTGGTAACTGCTTATGCTGTTATGGTCGGCCTGTGTGCTCTAATAACGGGACCCATATCCGATAAAATAGGTCGCCGCAAAATACTGCTTATTGGAACGGGCATGATGGCTGCGGCACTTTTGTTGCACGGCCTGATTACAAATTACCTGAGTTTCCTGATTGTACGAGGGCTGGCAGGTGCTGCTGGCGGTATCCTGAGTGGATCGTCGGTATCGTATGTGGGTGATTATTTCCCTTACCACCGGCGCGGTTGGGCAAATGGATGGATAATGAGCGGTATTGCTATGGGACAAATCCTGGGGATCCCCATAGGAACGGTACTTGCCGAATATATGGGATTTCGCGCTCCGTTTCTAGCTTTCGCGGGGCTCATGATTGTAACCTTTTTGCTAATTTGGCTAACGGTTCCCCAACCCGATGTGAAGCTGCAGAGAGCCAGAATTACGGCCTTGGGCGCAATACGAAAATATTTACTGATGCTGCAAAAACCTGCAATCCTAGCGGCAGCGGGCAGTTACTTTTTAATGTTTCTGAGTATTTCCGTTTATGTAATTTTTCTTCCGACCTGGCTGGAAACCACTTTCGCAGTATCCGGCAATGAGATTGCCACGCTCTTTTTTGCGGGAGGTATTGCCAATGTAATGACAGGCCCACAGGCCGGCAAGTTATCGGATAAATGGGGCCGAAAAAGTATTATAATATTTTCTTGTTTGGGGCTGGCTCTGGTCATGATATTTACTACGTTTTTGGTGCAGTCATTTTGGCTGGCCTATCCCCTGTTTTTTGTTACGATGATGCTGGTTGCAATGCGAATAAGTCCATTTCAAGCTCTAACAACTGAGTTAGTTTCAGCGGGTAAGCGGGGAACGTTGATGAGCTTACTGGTAGCGATTGGACAGGTTGGATATGGCCTTGGTGGTTCTATCGCCGGTCCGGCTTATGTATGGAAGGGATATTTCAGTAATACGTTAATCGGTGCCGTTATGATTTTTGGTATGGCTTTCCTGGTTTGGAGATACCTGCCCGAACCGGAATTAGAGGAAACAGGTAGTTAA